The Portunus trituberculatus isolate SZX2019 chromosome 19, ASM1759143v1, whole genome shotgun sequence genome contains a region encoding:
- the LOC123506197 gene encoding tRNA pseudouridine synthase Pus10-like, translating to MLGRDVHAFLEEAGCCCRCTLIFLGTRTDDLYGDLSKIYEATEAAVTRLNDQSDEVQNSREDSSTSETTAGNKCSGDVNEKCLSNDEFITEKSGANENSTKKQKFAVCIACIGVLQWGCSEEAIKRLSEAIKDGGHDADGFSLSLSLPASISLRTHRLWTLLLQAHPKFPVKGREDHIGTVKDVWKNVVGPQLGAATGKTFIHGTYHDFVLNVTCTYVNDLEDCKIMNELCQTMFATRQKQHKKYANSVYSKQAIDAAFKKLTDSEVLRVCPSPPSTPNEPVTFASLQCQQAAMYMAGRYNKYSRDLPQTPWFVEGERKLGSSVQELICDILNHTVCAEDLKFSSSGREDVDVRCLGNGRPFVVEFINPQRTKLSRDKISSLQQTINNSTKLIRVRDLQIVEKKDLKNLKEGEEEKTKAYCALCIAAKGYDNSALEALSKMPQLVLQQKTPLRVLHRRPLATRSRTILSMKAHPVDQHFFKLHLTTQAGTYIKEFVHSDLGRTVPNLGEIMGCEVDIIALDVENVALDWPPKCGD from the exons ATGCTGGGGCGGGATGTGCACGCGTTCCTGGAGGAGGCTGGCTGCTGTTGCCGGTGCACCCTCATCTTCCTCGGGACGCGCACAGACGACTTGTACGGAGATTTGTCAAAGATATATGAAGCTACAGAGGCTGCTGTCACTAGACTCAACGATCAGAGTGAcgag GTACAAAATTCAAGAGAAGACTCCAGCACCTCAGAAACCACAGCAGGGAATAAATGCTCAGGTGATGTCAATGAGAAGTGTCTATCAAATGATGAGTTCATTACAGAGAAAAGTGGTGCTAATGAAAACAGTACAAAGAAGCAGAAATTTGCTGTCTGTATTGCCTGCATCGGTGTTCTTCAGTGGGGCTGCTCTGAGGAGGCTATCAAGCGA CTGAGTGAGGCTATCAAGGATGGTGGTCATGATGCTGATGGGTTCAGtctgtccctctccctgccaGCCTCCATCAGTCTTCGGACCCATAGACTCTGGACGCTCCTCCTTCAAGCTCATCCAAAGTTTCCAGTCAAG GGCCGAGAGGATCACATTGGCACAGTCAAAGATGTTTGGAAAAATGTTGTTGGCCCACAGTTGGGAGCTGCCACAGGAAAAACATTCATTCATGGCACTTATCATGACTTTGTCTTGAATGTTACTTGTACATATGTCAATGATTTAGAGGATTGCAAGATAAT GAATGAACTCTGCCAGACGATGTTTGCTACTCgccaaaaacaacacaaaaagtaTGCCAACAGTGTATACTCTAAACAAGCAATTGATGCTGCCTTTAAGAAGCTGACTGATTCTGAAGTGCTCAGGGTGTGCCCCTCACCTCCCAGCACACCTAACGAGCCTGTCACCTTTGCCAGCCTTCAGTGCCAACAGGCTGCCATGTACATGGCTG GTCGATACAACAAATACAGCAGAGACTTGCCTCAGACACCTTGGTTTGTTGAGGGTGAGCGCAAGCTGGGATCCAGTGTGCAAGAACTCATATGTGACATTCTTAATCACACTGTTTGTGCCGAGG atctaAAGTTTTCTTCATCGGGCAGAGAGGATGTTGACGTGAGGTGTTTGGGGAACGGTCGACCCTTTGTTGTAGAATTTATCAATCCTCAGAGGACAAAACTGAGCAGGGACAAGATAAGCTCCCTCCAGCAGACCATTAATAACTCCACCAAGCTCATAAGAGTGAGAGATCTTCAGATTGTTGAAAA aaAAGATCTGAAGAATCttaaagaaggtgaagaagagaagacaaaggctTACTGTGCCCTTTGCATTGCTGCCAAGGGCTATGATAACTCTGCCCTGGAAGCTTTGTCCAAGATGCCTCAGCTGGTGCTGCAACAGAAAACTCCATTGCGAGTCTTGCATCGCCGTCCTCTTGCTACCCGTTCCCGAACCATTCTCAGCATGAAGGCTCATCCTGTAGACCAACATTTTTTCAAG CTGCACCTCACAACTCAAGCTGGAACTTATATCAAGGAATTTGTGCACAGTGACCTTGGCCGCACTGTTCCTAACCTTGGTGAAATCATGGGCTGTGAAGTTGACATTATTGCTTTGGATGTTGAG AATGTTGCCCTCGACTGGCCTCCGAAGTGTGGTGATTGA
- the LOC123506198 gene encoding uncharacterized protein LOC123506198 codes for MGRYGMGHGAIAIRRERTRRSRRSSVPGDRLQYHPRPDNYFYYYNRHQQRKSSVGSSQSAPVKGSGEGGAATLPDPHGQTVVIPGQVPPSPLSIRGDHKPGGPPPSGPEWWPGPPLQQGGVMVPKQKEGGGPGLLADVTGLFSGMNTWGKIQSRLWPKDEGAAGPQQGANGDDGATKANHHVSFADELPNGKNAWGGRVGDKKRASDAQRRWLNKNKVGDSGGGSLEKRPDGKYRQTGVVNIVLYVGLGLISLGLIITFVGMGEHGFKSPELQLIGPSLIGCGFLFCLLRLFFCSTPACCAICCNKRSTPLDEKSLLSPSRETLTEESAESQQHQQRQQQDQEEREQEDSGSEVPQRLETHEENDHQEARRITSKTARRVQSTIPNLIEDEFDDDADLGLHVEYMDEVGRSLSPKQQGGGSLSSSRAGSARSHGSAASKVPRLPDIHTVGRQDTEIVLNPATLEGAVD; via the exons GTACCAGGGGACCGCTTGCAGTACCACCCTCGCCCcgacaactacttctactactacaaccgccACCAGCAACGCAAGAGCTCCGTGGGCTCTAGCCAGAGTGCCCCGGTGAAGGGCAGTGGCGAGGGCGGCGCCGCGACCCTCCCTGACCCGCATGGCCAGACGGTGGTCATCCCGGGTCAGGTCCCGCCCAGCCCGCTCTCCATCAGGGGCGACCACAAACCAGGCGGGCCGCCCCCGTCCGGCCCTGAGTGGTGGCCGGGCCCTCCGCTACAGCAGGGCGGCGTGATGGTGCCGAAGCAGAAGGAAGGGGGCGGGCCCGGCCTTCTCGCTGACGTGACAGGACTGTTCTCCGGCATGAACACTTGGGGCAAAATTCAGTCTCGTCTGTGGCCCAAGGATGAAGGAGCCGCCGGGCCGCAGCAAGGAgcaaatggtgatgatggagcaACCAAAGCCAACCATCATGTGTCCTTTGCGGATGAG CTACCTAACGGGAAGAACGCCTGGGGAGGAAGAGTAGGCGATAAAAAACGGGCGTCAGACGCTCAGAGAAGATGGCTGAACAAAAACAAG GTCGGGGATTCCGGCGGTGGGAGCCTGGAGAAACGGCCCGACGGCAAATACCGCCAGACAGGGGTCGTCAACATCGTCCTGTACGTTGGCCTCGGACTCATCTCTTTAG GACTCATCATCACATTCGTGGGGATGGGCGAGCACGGATTCAAGTCCCCCGAGCTGCAACTTATCGGGCCGAGCCTCATCGGTTGCGGCTTTCTATTCTGCCTCCTGCGCTTGTTCTTCTGCTCCACCCCGGCCTGCTGCGCCATCTGCTGCAA CAAAAGAAGCACACCGTTGGATGAGAAGTCTCTCTTGTCCCCATCCCGCGAGACCTTGACTGAGGAGTCCGCGGAATCCCAACAGCACCAGCAACGGCAGCAGCAGGACCAGGAGGAGCGGGAGCAGGAGGACAGCGGGAGCGAGGTGCCACAGCGCCTCGAGACTCACGAAGAAAATGATCACCAGGAGGCGAGACGAATCACCTCCAAGACGGCGCGTCGCGTTCAGTCCACAATCCCTAACCTAATTGAGGATGAGTTCGACGATGACGCGGACCTTGGCCTGCACGTGGAGTACATGGATGAGGTGGGCCGCAGCCTCAGTCCCAAGCAGCAGGGTGGCGGCTCTCTCAGCAGCTCTAGGGCAGGTTCGGCCCGAAGCCACGGCTCTGCG GCGTCCAAGGTTCCCCGCCTGCCGGACATCCACACTGTGGGCCGCCAAGACACCGAAATTGTGCTGAACCCCGCCACGCTGGAGGGTGCCGTGGACTGA